The following are encoded in a window of Acidicapsa ligni genomic DNA:
- a CDS encoding transglutaminase-like domain-containing protein: MVRILISSRFVVVLLGSALLAGLGSAPVFGKEKLPVPQWGVDAAKTPIPGYVKDADAVILFDEYVETIDAQGRAVEREREAIRILKPQGRNNTCEVSYDVDEKVNYFRAWTIAADEKRYQAQDTDFVDEGDTGVPVMLSTRKYRVAHPPAADVGAVEICESEELMEPYLQEKTWSIQNGVPVVFQALEVDLPQGRAHTEAWHSFKGVTPVEVAPNHWRWEVKDMPALVLRNIPSPPVWAALAARMSVQWGDAAVVGKDNQWKAIGQWVTTLEANRPDPSPEISAKAQALVAGAPDFYTKLSRITESIQKDIRYFVVMRGIGGLQANHASDIFRNRYGDCKDKTTLLISMLQVVGIHAFYVPVDDRRGVVDPDEPSLVGNHMITAIEVPADVTDPRLKAIVKGKDGKQYLIFDPTNERTPVGNLPSYEQGSYGILAAGASSQVIALPVLDPKANGAERNGAFALAVDGAISGSVDNSYIGPAGGEWRYRLKDSDLKEQHDHLEQMVGREIPGVTLESYKFVEPDALDKPVELHYKLTAHEYARTVGPLMLIRPRVIGSDTLPSDEKPRTVPINLNATGHWHDSYDITLPDGYAVDELPDPVNLDLDFASYHSSFSTKGKVLHYERDYTVRKVELPAAKEAEFAHLEGVIGSDERATAVLKRQ; the protein is encoded by the coding sequence ATGGTAAGGATTTTGATATCGAGCCGGTTTGTGGTGGTGCTGCTGGGGTCCGCATTGTTGGCGGGCCTGGGCAGCGCGCCTGTTTTTGGAAAAGAGAAGTTGCCTGTGCCGCAGTGGGGAGTCGATGCTGCGAAGACGCCGATTCCAGGTTATGTAAAGGATGCGGATGCGGTCATTCTATTTGATGAATACGTGGAGACGATTGACGCGCAGGGGCGGGCTGTCGAGCGCGAACGGGAGGCTATTCGCATACTGAAACCACAGGGGCGCAACAATACCTGTGAGGTTTCATACGACGTGGATGAGAAGGTGAACTATTTCCGCGCGTGGACGATTGCGGCAGATGAAAAGCGCTACCAGGCCCAGGATACGGACTTCGTGGACGAGGGAGATACGGGTGTTCCGGTCATGCTCTCGACACGCAAGTATCGTGTTGCGCATCCGCCTGCGGCAGATGTAGGCGCGGTGGAGATATGTGAGTCAGAGGAGCTGATGGAGCCATATCTTCAGGAGAAGACCTGGAGTATTCAGAATGGCGTTCCAGTGGTGTTTCAGGCGCTGGAGGTCGACCTGCCGCAGGGCCGTGCGCATACGGAGGCCTGGCATAGCTTCAAGGGAGTAACTCCAGTGGAGGTTGCGCCGAATCATTGGCGCTGGGAGGTGAAAGATATGCCTGCGCTGGTGCTACGGAATATTCCTTCGCCCCCGGTGTGGGCGGCGCTGGCGGCGCGCATGTCGGTTCAGTGGGGTGACGCTGCGGTGGTTGGCAAGGACAACCAATGGAAGGCAATTGGACAGTGGGTGACAACGCTGGAGGCGAATCGTCCTGACCCTTCGCCGGAGATCAGCGCAAAAGCGCAAGCGCTGGTTGCGGGTGCGCCGGATTTCTATACGAAGCTCAGCCGCATTACGGAGTCTATCCAGAAAGATATACGCTATTTTGTAGTGATGCGCGGCATTGGCGGGCTGCAGGCGAATCATGCTTCGGATATTTTTCGGAACAGGTACGGCGATTGCAAAGACAAGACGACGCTATTGATCTCGATGTTGCAGGTGGTTGGAATTCATGCGTTTTATGTGCCGGTAGACGACCGGCGCGGGGTGGTCGATCCGGATGAGCCGTCTTTGGTGGGGAACCATATGATCACGGCCATCGAGGTTCCGGCGGATGTGACGGACCCACGGCTGAAAGCAATTGTGAAGGGTAAGGACGGCAAGCAATATCTGATCTTCGATCCGACGAATGAGCGTACGCCGGTGGGGAATTTGCCATCGTATGAGCAAGGGAGTTACGGGATTCTCGCTGCGGGCGCATCAAGCCAGGTGATTGCGTTGCCGGTACTGGATCCAAAGGCGAATGGAGCTGAGCGCAATGGTGCGTTTGCGCTGGCGGTGGATGGGGCGATTTCCGGATCTGTCGATAACTCTTATATTGGACCGGCTGGCGGCGAGTGGCGTTATCGCCTGAAGGACAGCGATCTCAAGGAGCAACACGATCATCTTGAGCAGATGGTTGGACGAGAGATTCCGGGCGTAACTTTGGAGAGTTACAAGTTTGTTGAACCGGACGCACTGGATAAGCCGGTTGAGTTGCACTACAAGCTGACGGCACATGAGTATGCGCGTACGGTGGGTCCGCTGATGCTGATTCGGCCCCGCGTGATTGGGTCGGATACTTTGCCTTCGGACGAAAAACCGCGAACGGTGCCGATCAATCTGAACGCGACCGGGCATTGGCATGACAGCTACGACATCACTTTGCCTGATGGCTATGCGGTGGATGAGTTGCCTGATCCGGTGAATCTGGATCTGGACTTTGCGAGTTATCACTCTTCGTTTTCGACCAAGGGCAAGGTGTTGCACTATGAGCGCGACTATACGGTGCGCAAGGTGGAGCTGCCTGCTGCGAAAGAGGCGGAGTTTGCGCACCTGGAGGGTGTGATTGGTTCGGATGAGCGGGCTACTGCGGTTTTGAAGAGGCAGTGA
- a CDS encoding DUF3857 domain-containing protein, which translates to MRTRVCLLTGFILSFVLFPALAFGQFQQPTQEELKMTSDPKAPGAAAEYLYREEKVDDNLHFHSFYTRIKIFTEKGKDLATVGVPYPKGKFSVSDVKARTIHADGTVVPLDVKPSDLVEQKGSGYQINKMVFTLPSVEPGSILEYRWELRYDDQVLSTPDWDVQTRYYVRKAHYSFVPFRMMNRVVNARGESSNKLLYTSLLPKESKIIRDAAGNYELDVADIPATPDEEYMPPIESVEYQVHFYYSPYLSKDEFWKDEGNRWSKEMDHFANETKTLRDAVNEFVSPSDTEIVKAEKIYDRVMKIENTDFTRRKSAAELKQLGVKQAKQAEDVWNQKSGTSDEIALLYLAMVRSAGLKAYALELCRRNREIFNPFFLSMGQLDDVLVIINTDGKDKVVDPGQRFAAFGDLRWTHQQAGGLRQDPGGVKFVQTSGNSYKEASTVRIADLNIAADGKVDGMVRIMMKGPAALHWRQAALSKGEDEIKKEFDEQMKTMVPDGVQAEFDHFLGLEDPKSTLMGVLKISGNLGTATGKRVFLPGVFFESHVKHPFVAEEQRQISVDMHYAETVRDEVTYHVPDTFAVESAPPDTSIPYTGHAMMALKSVVDKNNIVIARTFILGSALMDPRDYSDLRNFYQKVATADQQQLVLKVAAVNKGE; encoded by the coding sequence ATGCGCACACGTGTTTGCCTTTTGACAGGATTTATTCTGTCGTTTGTCCTTTTTCCGGCCTTGGCTTTTGGTCAGTTTCAACAACCCACCCAGGAAGAGCTGAAGATGACTTCGGACCCCAAGGCTCCGGGGGCTGCGGCGGAGTATCTGTATCGCGAAGAGAAGGTTGACGACAACCTTCACTTCCACAGCTTTTACACGCGGATCAAAATCTTTACGGAGAAGGGCAAGGATCTGGCTACGGTCGGCGTGCCCTATCCCAAGGGCAAGTTTTCCGTATCGGATGTGAAGGCGCGGACCATTCATGCGGATGGTACTGTGGTTCCGCTGGACGTAAAGCCATCCGATCTAGTGGAGCAAAAGGGAAGCGGATATCAGATCAATAAAATGGTCTTCACTTTGCCGAGCGTGGAGCCGGGCAGCATTCTGGAGTATCGCTGGGAGCTTCGTTATGACGACCAGGTGCTCTCCACTCCGGACTGGGATGTGCAAACGAGATATTACGTGCGCAAGGCGCATTACTCGTTTGTTCCTTTCAGGATGATGAACCGGGTTGTAAATGCACGCGGAGAGTCATCCAACAAGCTGCTTTATACCTCGCTGCTGCCGAAGGAAAGCAAGATTATCAGGGACGCAGCAGGCAATTATGAGCTGGATGTAGCGGATATTCCTGCGACGCCGGATGAGGAATATATGCCGCCCATCGAATCCGTGGAATACCAGGTGCATTTTTACTACTCGCCGTATCTTTCCAAGGACGAGTTCTGGAAGGACGAAGGCAATCGCTGGTCGAAAGAGATGGATCACTTTGCAAACGAGACCAAGACGCTGCGCGATGCGGTTAACGAGTTTGTGAGTCCTTCAGACACCGAAATCGTGAAGGCAGAAAAAATCTACGATCGCGTAATGAAGATCGAGAACACGGATTTTACGCGCCGCAAGTCTGCCGCGGAGCTGAAGCAGTTAGGCGTGAAGCAGGCCAAGCAGGCGGAGGATGTCTGGAACCAGAAGAGTGGCACTTCCGATGAGATTGCTCTTCTGTACCTGGCGATGGTGAGGTCTGCGGGATTGAAGGCTTATGCGCTGGAGTTATGTAGGCGCAATCGGGAGATCTTCAATCCATTCTTTCTATCCATGGGGCAGTTGGATGATGTGCTGGTGATTATCAATACGGACGGAAAAGATAAAGTGGTCGATCCGGGCCAGCGATTCGCAGCCTTTGGCGATCTGCGTTGGACGCATCAGCAGGCTGGAGGGCTTCGTCAGGATCCTGGAGGGGTGAAGTTCGTTCAAACGAGTGGGAACTCATACAAAGAGGCTTCTACTGTTCGGATTGCCGATCTGAATATCGCTGCAGATGGCAAGGTTGACGGCATGGTTCGAATCATGATGAAGGGACCAGCGGCGCTTCACTGGAGACAGGCGGCTTTGTCCAAAGGAGAGGATGAGATCAAAAAGGAGTTCGATGAGCAGATGAAAACCATGGTTCCGGATGGGGTTCAAGCTGAGTTCGATCATTTCCTTGGACTGGAAGACCCTAAGAGCACTTTGATGGGAGTCTTGAAGATCTCGGGCAACCTTGGCACTGCGACGGGTAAGCGGGTCTTTTTACCTGGAGTGTTCTTTGAGTCGCATGTCAAGCACCCCTTTGTTGCGGAGGAGCAGCGCCAGATCTCAGTGGACATGCATTACGCCGAAACGGTGCGTGACGAAGTTACGTATCACGTCCCGGATACGTTCGCGGTGGAAAGTGCGCCTCCGGATACTTCGATTCCTTATACCGGCCATGCGATGATGGCGCTGAAATCTGTTGTCGACAAGAACAACATCGTTATCGCGCGTACGTTTATTCTGGGGTCCGCGTTGATGGATCCAAGAGATTATTCCGATCTGCGCAATTTTTACCAGAAGGTTGCGACGGCGGATCAGCAGCAACTGGTGCTCAAGGTTGCGGCCGTGAACAAGGGCGAATAG